The Apodemus sylvaticus chromosome 5, mApoSyl1.1, whole genome shotgun sequence genome has a segment encoding these proteins:
- the LOC127684545 gene encoding olfactory receptor 1Q1-like, with the protein MDNSSWTSVSYFVLLGISTNPVEQIPLFLLFLLMYIINISGNCFIITLIISAPHLHTPMYIFLSNLALADICFTSTTVPKMLQNIFSSTKAISYVGCLAQTYFFICFAAMENFLLAVMAYDRYIAICNPLRYTSILTGMLCAEMVTLCHVLSHLHALLHTFLMGKLNFCADNRIPHFFCDLYPLMKISCTSTQLNTLMIHTEGVIVINGALVFIIASYAFIISTVLHIPSANGKWRSFSTCGSHLTVVAIFYGTLTWVYFRPLSSYSVVKGRIVTVMYTVVTPMLNPFIYSLRNGDVKEAFRKWVRRL; encoded by the coding sequence ATGGACAACAGCAGCTGGACCAGTGTATCTTACTTTGTTCTCTTGGGCATCTCTACTAATCCAGTTGAGCagattcctctcttccttctctttctacttaTGTATATCATCAACATTTCTGGCAATTGTTTTATCATCACACTTATCATCTCTGCTCCTCATCTCCACACTCCAATGTACATCTTCCTCAGTAACCTGGCCTTGGCAGACATCTGCTTCACCTCTACCACAGTTCCCAAGATgttacaaaacattttttcctctACCAAGGCCATTTCCTATGTGGGCTGTTTAGCCCAAAcatatttcttcatttgttttgcaGCAATGGAAAATTTCCTCCTAGCTGTGATGGCTTATGACAGGTACATAGCCATCTGTAACCCTCTCCGTTATACCTCAATACTGACTGGAATGTTGTGTGCAGAAATGGTGACTCTATGCCATGTCCTCTCCCACCTTCATGCCCTGTTGCACACCTTCCTCATGGGCAAACTGAACTTTTGTGCAGATAACAGGATACCCCATTTCTTCTGTGACCTCTATCCTCTGATGAAGATCTCCTGTACCAGCACCCAACTCAACACCTTGATGATTCATACAGAAGGAGTCATAGTCATCAATGGAGCTCTGGTCTTCATCATTGCCTCCTATGCCTTCATCATCTCAACAGTCCTCCATATCCCCTCTGCCAATGGGAAATGGAGATCATTTTCTACCTGTGGTTCCCACCTCACTGTGGTGGCCATATTCTATGGCACCCTCACTTGGGTCTATTTCAGGCCCCTTTCAAGctactcagtggttaagggccgCATTGTGACAGTCATGTACACAGTGGTGACTCCTATGTTGAACCCATttatctacagcctgaggaatgGAGATGTAAAAGAAGCCTTCAGGAAATGGGTGAGAAGACTATAA